GCTGCTCAATAGCTCGCTCGAACTGCTCCAAAGATTCATCTTCACGACCTAACATTGCCAACGCACCGGCAACACTGTTGGCCGCATTTGCGGATTCATAGAGGTAAATCGGTATACCGGGAAACTCCTCGTGCAGTTGATTGAGACCCTCAAGTGCTTCGCTCGCGTGGCGAAGGGCTGTTTCCTTATTGCCGTCAGAATCTGTGAGAAGCAGGTTTCCCAAGTCCACTTGGGCGACAGCAACCCGAAACTGGTGATCTCGATTGTCCGGTTCCAGTTCCAGCGTTTGTCGCAGGTTGTCGATCGCTTGTTGATAGAATTCGCGAGCACGATCGACCCGATTGGGAACCTTTCGCAACAATACACCCAGGTTTATTTGAGCTCTGGCGAGGTCGGCGAGGATACGCACCTGTTCTGCCGCCAGCAAGGATGCCTTGTCGGATAGTTCTTGCAGCAATGCGATCGCTTCGGTGAGAGATGTTTCCGCGTTGGGAAAATCTCCCGTTTGTGTGAGCAGCAATCCGAGATTGTTTAGTGTTTGGCTGCGTTGTAGTTTCAGATCTGAGTTGCCAGGGGATTGCTGCTGAAGTTCTTTTTGCAGGGCAAGGGCTTGATCAAAATGCACGCGCGCCGATTCAGGTGCGGTGTCTCGCAATGTTTCGGCCAGCATCGCGTGTGACAAAGCCCACTGAGCTTTTAATTCAAAGTCGTCTGGTGATTCACGAAGCAACGAGTCCAGGACCTCAATCGCATCGTGGAACGCCAGTTCGGCTTCTTCTGTTTCACCCAACAAGCTATGCAGAAGTGCGATTCGGTAGCGTGTTCGAGCGTATTGATTCCACAACTGGGGATTGCTGGGGCGTGATTGCGAGAGCCGTTCATAAAGAGACAACGCCCGATTGAGCAACTCACGCCTAGCGGTTTGCATTTGTGGAACGTGTTCTAGTGAGTCACTTGCATAGCTTGTGACCATGTTGTGAATGACGTTTAACGATACCGAGAAGAACTCTTCGGCTTCCTCCCTAGCGTCACGTTCACGCTGAACATGTTTTCGAAGTTGAATGGTTGAAAGAAGCGAGATGGTTGCGACCATGATCAGTAGCATCGCAATACCGCTGGCCATCGCAGCAACCAAGGGATTCCGTCGGCACCAGCGAATCGTTCGTTCGACACGGTTGACCGGCCGCGCCAGAATTGGTTCTCCGTTCAAATAGCGATTTAAGTCATCGGCGAGGTCAGATGCCGAGGCGTATCGTTTGGACGGATCTTTGGCCAAAGCCTTTAGAGTGATGGTTTGCAGATCCGCATCGATCGCACGATTCAATTCTCGTGGTTCGACCGGTTCTTCATCAATCACTTGACGCAGGGTTTCTATCGCATTGGCCGATCGAAACGGTGGGCGACCGGTGAGACAGAAGTAGAGCGTTGCACCCAATCCATAAATGTCACTCTGTTTGGTACAACGAGATGCATCTTGGGCTTGTTCGGGTGACATGAACGAGGGCGAGCCCATCACCTCGCCGGTGTGTGTGCTGCTGGCGATCTCGTCATCGGTCGCTTTTGCCAAACCGAAATCGGCAACGTAGGGACGTTCTCCAAAGTCGTACTTGCGATCGAGGCTTCGTCGGTCGGTGGTCGCAAGTTTTGTCTGTTCAGGTGTCGTTGCTTCGGTTGGCCCAAGAGTAGCCGAGTTCGATCTTCGGTTTACACGCACAAGAATGTTTTGCGGTTTCAGATCACGGTGAAGAATTCCATTCTGATGTGCGTGATCAATCGCAGAGGCAACTTTGGACATTAGCGCGGCGACGCGTCGGTTTTCGATGGGGCTGTCCTGGACGACTTTTGAAAGACTTGGCCCCTCGATGTATTGCATGGAGTAGTAAAGTGTCCCTTCCACTTCACCGACATCGTAGACCGTGACCACGTGATCGTGATCCAGGCGGGCAGCCGCTTGTGCTTCGACACGGAACCGATTCTTCCATATTTCTGCTCGCTCTGGGGCCAACATCGATAGTTGGTCAGGACGAATCAGTTTTAGAGCGACAATGCGGTGAGCACTTTTTTGTCGAGCTTGGTACACCAATCCCATTCCACCGGAACCAATCTGACGCAACAGTTCATAGTCACCAAACTCGCCGACGAAATGGTGTTGGGGTGCACCTTGGACTGCAATTCCCGAGATTGCCCCTGAGTCCAGCACTTGGGTTTGGGGCAAGGTTGTGTCACTGTTGGGATCAGCTTGCGTGGGTGATGTCGGCCTCGCCGGATTCAGATCCGTTTCGACACTGGTCAGATCCGATGGCCACGATAAATCGATTTCACCGAGCAGTGTGTCAATTTGCTCATCGTCTGGTGTCGACGCATCGGCCAATCGTTCAAGTTTTTGTTGACATAATTCACAGTTACCCACATGGTCAAGCAAAGCATCAAGTGCTTCGTCCTGAGTCGCATCAGCACTGTCGATAAGTTTTCGCAGTGACTCTTCGGTGGGGCAGTCTGTCATTGTTGGCGAGGTGGAAGTTGTTCGGCTTGCTCCAAAATCGCGACCTCTTCCTGAAGCATTTTCTTGACCTTGCTTTTTGCAACCCAGATCGCGCCAACTTTCATCTCAAGAAGCTCGGCAACCTGTTCACCGGAGCGACCGTTGCGGGTGAGTTCTTCGAATGCCTGCCAAGTTTTCGGTTGGACGCGATTGCGAACACGGACCATGGCCTTCTCAAGCAACTCCCGTTTCCATTCGGCCTCCAGTTGCTCTGCGAATTGATCGCCATCACTGTGCTGCTGCAACAACTGATGGACGACGGTGTCGCCGGTGACGATTGCTTGGCGTTTTCGTTTTGACAACAGGTCAGCCCATGTACGTCGGGCGATAGTCCTCAGAAAGCCACGGAATTTTAACCGGTCGTCGTATTCAAATGAGGCGACTTGTCGTGAGAAAGCCATGAGGACTTCTTGCACAACGTCATCTGCATCTGAGGCTTGCATACCCCAACGGCGGCACCATGCCGCAACGAGTGGTGCATATCGCGACTCGAACCGAAGCCATGCTGCCGCATCGTTCGGTTGCGATCGAAGTTGCCCAAGCAGGGTTGGGCTGGTCGAAAGGCCAGATTCTTCGCTCACGACATTCGCCAGAAAACAAATTCTCAGAAAAACAGAGAATCGCCATTAGGATTGCGAGATCTCCAGGAAGTACCTGCCAAGAAGACGGCTGGCACCGGACCTCAGTATAGGAAAAGGGCGAGCAAAGTCGAATCGGGCAATTTCGAATCGAGCAACGCAACTGCGTCCAAAAGGAGATACTCATGCTTTCCAAAGCTGAATTCGTCAGCCAGTTTACATATGAGCTTAAACGTGACTACCTTTGCCACAACGCTTGGTATGCGAAGTACGTGCGGGATTGGACGAAAGAAGATATTCTGACTGTGTTGATCAATGCTGCGTACAA
This genomic interval from Stieleria sp. JC731 contains the following:
- a CDS encoding serine/threonine-protein kinase, encoding MTDCPTEESLRKLIDSADATQDEALDALLDHVGNCELCQQKLERLADASTPDDEQIDTLLGEIDLSWPSDLTSVETDLNPARPTSPTQADPNSDTTLPQTQVLDSGAISGIAVQGAPQHHFVGEFGDYELLRQIGSGGMGLVYQARQKSAHRIVALKLIRPDQLSMLAPERAEIWKNRFRVEAQAAARLDHDHVVTVYDVGEVEGTLYYSMQYIEGPSLSKVVQDSPIENRRVAALMSKVASAIDHAHQNGILHRDLKPQNILVRVNRRSNSATLGPTEATTPEQTKLATTDRRSLDRKYDFGERPYVADFGLAKATDDEIASSTHTGEVMGSPSFMSPEQAQDASRCTKQSDIYGLGATLYFCLTGRPPFRSANAIETLRQVIDEEPVEPRELNRAIDADLQTITLKALAKDPSKRYASASDLADDLNRYLNGEPILARPVNRVERTIRWCRRNPLVAAMASGIAMLLIMVATISLLSTIQLRKHVQRERDAREEAEEFFSVSLNVIHNMVTSYASDSLEHVPQMQTARRELLNRALSLYERLSQSRPSNPQLWNQYARTRYRIALLHSLLGETEEAELAFHDAIEVLDSLLRESPDDFELKAQWALSHAMLAETLRDTAPESARVHFDQALALQKELQQQSPGNSDLKLQRSQTLNNLGLLLTQTGDFPNAETSLTEAIALLQELSDKASLLAAEQVRILADLARAQINLGVLLRKVPNRVDRAREFYQQAIDNLRQTLELEPDNRDHQFRVAVAQVDLGNLLLTDSDGNKETALRHASEALEGLNQLHEEFPGIPIYLYESANAANSVAGALAMLGREDESLEQFERAIEQLESMAVKFPEFAEKEARFHSLRGRLLGGIGFLHSRTGDWLAAERFVEQAIEAQRSALVRQPSNPEFEDFLNQHLAFHKTILERLND
- a CDS encoding RNA polymerase sigma factor, which codes for MSEESGLSTSPTLLGQLRSQPNDAAAWLRFESRYAPLVAAWCRRWGMQASDADDVVQEVLMAFSRQVASFEYDDRLKFRGFLRTIARRTWADLLSKRKRQAIVTGDTVVHQLLQQHSDGDQFAEQLEAEWKRELLEKAMVRVRNRVQPKTWQAFEELTRNGRSGEQVAELLEMKVGAIWVAKSKVKKMLQEEVAILEQAEQLPPRQQ